In a genomic window of Pelecanus crispus isolate bPelCri1 chromosome 1, bPelCri1.pri, whole genome shotgun sequence:
- the BMAL2 gene encoding basic helix-loop-helix ARNT-like protein 2 yields MAEAGAGSAEGAEEERRAAEDNFSIDGNPCIASGVPSLMNPITKPATSTSFNASVIEIPRKRKGSDSDNQDTVEVDGDPQKRSEDEEHVKIKDFREAHSQTEKRRRDKMNNLIEELSAMIPQCNPMARKLDKLTVLRMAVQHLKSLKGSTSSYTEVRYKPSFLKDDELRQLILRAADGFLFVVGCNRGKILFVSESVCKILNYDQASLIGQSLFDYLHPKDVAKVKEQLSSSDISPREKLVDGKTGLQVHTDFQAGPARLSSGARRSFFCRIKCSRTTVKEEKECLPNPKKKDHRKYCTIHCTGYMKNWPPNEVGVEEENDVEKDSSNFNCLVAIGRLHPYIVPQKSGEIKVKATEFVTRFAMDGKFVYVDQRATAILGYLPQELLGTSCYEYCHQDDHSHLAEKHKEVLQNKEKVFTNSYKFRAKDGTFVTLKSQWFSFMNPWTKELEYIVSNNTVVLGHNESAEEQVPHGSQPAEDAVKQSLVSVPGMSSGTVLGAGSIGTEIANEILELQRLHSSPSGELSPSELLRKSPPPALTVNCSNVPNKELIQLCALETEVLETSEQNQGAIPFPNNEPLLSGNSQLDFDAICENDDTAMTALMNYLEADGGLGDPAELSDIQWAL; encoded by the exons ATAATTTCTCAATAGATGGAAACCCATGCATTGCTTCTGGAGTCCCCAGCCTCATGAACCCAATAACTAAGCCTGCTACCAGCACTTCCTTCAATGCTTCTGTGATTGAGATTCCAAGGAAGCGCAAAGGAAGTGATTCTGATAACCA GGATACAGTTGAAGTTGATGGTGATCCTCAGAAAAG GAGTGAAGATGAGgaacatgttaaaataaaagatttcag AGAGGCTCACAGTCAAACAGAGAAACgaagaagagacaaaatgaaTAATTTGATAGAGGAATTGTCTGCTATGATACCTCAGTGCAATCCCATGGCACGAAAGCTAGACAAGCTTACAGTGTTACGGATGGCTGTGCAACacttaaaatctttaaaag gttcCACTAGCTCCTATACAGAAGTCCGGTATaaaccttcatttttaaaggatgaTGAGCTCCGACAGTTAATCCTTAGG GCCGCAGATGGATTCCTATTTGTGGTTGGatgcaacagaggaaaaattctgtttgtCTCTGAATCAGTTTGCAAAATACTTAATTATGATCAG gccAGTTTAATTGGACAAAGTTTGTTTGATTACTTGCATCCAAAAGATGTTGCAAAAGTTAAGGAGCAACTTTCTTCTTCAGATATCTCTCCTAGGGAGAAGCTCGTAGATGGGAAAA CTGGCTTGCAAGTACACACAGATTTTCAAGCTGGACCAGCTCGACTGAGTTCTGGTGCTCGACGTTCCTTCTTCTGTCGGATAAAATGTAGTAGAACCACagtcaaagaagaaaaggagtgcTTGCCCAACCCAAAGAAGAAAG atCACAGAAAATATTGTACCATTCACTGTACTGGGTATATGAAGAATTGGCCTCCTAATGAGGTGGGAGTAGAAGAGGAAAATGATGTAGAAAAGGACAGTAGTAACTTTAACTGTCTTGTTGCAATTGGGAGGTTACACCCTTATATTGTTCCACAAAAGAGTGGAGAGATAAAAGTCAAAGCAACAGAATTTGTTACACGATTTGCCATGGATGGAAAATTTGTTTATGTAGATCAGCG TGCAACAGCAATTTTAGGCTATCTGCCACAAGAGCTTCTAGGAACTTCTTGTTACGAGTACTGCCATCAAGATGACCACAGTCATCTAGCTGAAAAACATAAAGAAG TGttgcagaataaagaaaaagtatttacaaATTCCTACAAATTTAGAGCAAAAGATGGGACTTTTGTTACTTTAAAGAGTCAGTGGTTTAGTTTCATGAATCCGTGGACCAAAGAACTGGAGTACATTGTATCAAACAACACTGTGGTATT AGGTCATAATGAGTCAGCTGAAGAACAGGTCCCCCATGGTTcccagcctgcagaag atGCTGTAAAACAGTCTTTAGTAAGTGTACCTGGAATGTCCTCTGGAACAGTTCTTGGTGCTGGAAGTATAGGAACCGAAATTGCAAATGAAATATTAGAATTGCAAAG GTTGCATTCTTCACCATCTGGGGAGTTAAGTCCATCAGAACTCTTGAGAAAGTCACCACCTCCAGCTTTAACTGTAAACTGCAGCAAT GTGCCAAATAAAGAATTGATTCAGTTATGTGCTTTGGAAACAGAAGTTCTAGAGacttcagaacaaaaccagggTGCTATTCCCTTTCCCAATAATGAACCTCTCCTCA gTGGTAATTCTCAGCTGGACTTCGATGCAATATGTGAAAATGATGACACTGCTATGACTGCTCTTATGAATTACTTGGAGGCTGATGGAGGACTTGGGGATCCAGCTGAACTCAGTGATATACAATGGGCTctctag